GACCAACGCCAGCGGCGGGGTGTCCGGCGGCTCCGGCGGCGTCGTCTACCTGATCAAGCCCACGCTCAAGCCGTGGCCGAAGGTCGCCGGCTCCACCAACTGGTGACCTGACACCGACCGACTGTTCGAGGGGTCCGCGTCGCCCGGCTCAGCCCGGCGACCGGGCCCCTCGGCCGTTTCGCCCGCACTTCGGCGCTGGTGCGGCTCGCCCGGTTGCTGACCGGTGACGAGCATCGGGCCGAGGACCTGGTTCAGGATGCCCTCGCCAGGGCGTACGCCCTCGGTCACGCTTCACCGGTTGGTGCATGGCTCCTTCGACGAGGCCTCGCTGGGCGTTCGCTCATCTGCGCGGCGCATGCGGGAGTCGGACAGGATACCGGCAGACTACACTCGGTAGCCCATCGAGGGAGGCGAATGTGGCGGACTGCTCGAAGTGTGGCCGGTCAAAGAGCTACGCGGGTGAATGCATGTACTGCTGGGGCCGGGAGGCGGGAGATGACATAAACGCCGGGAAAACCATTCGCCTGCCGAACTCCGATTCGAGGCGCGACATAGACACCGGGCAGACCTACCACCCGAAGAGTTCCGGTTGCCTCGTGCTCGCCGTGCTCGCGCTGTCGCTGTCCGGGCTGATCCCCGGCGCACTGCTGATGTGGCGCCTGGCAATCTGACCCAGGGCTCCAGCGGCTTCCTGCCGAGCAGGTCCAGAGGACCGTGTCGGACACCGTGGGGGGCCGATCTCAGCGAGCGGCGGTGAGCGTCTGGGCGACGGGGACGTGCGGGCTCGTCGACGTCGAGCGCTAGCTGGAGGGCTTCTCCTGGTCCTCGTCCTCGCCGGCGAGGGCGGAGCGGAGCCGCTCCTTCTCGGCGCGACGGCGCTCGGCGGCGGTGGCCATCTCCTCGGCCATCTCGTCCCGCCAGCCCTTCAGCAGGAAGAACGACAGGGCGGCCGAGAAGGCCAGCGCCACCATCAGCTTGATGAAGATGTTCAGCTCGACCAGCCAGAGGGCCGCCAGCACGGCGACGAACAGCCCGATCCGGCCCAGCGTGTACTTGACCGCCGCGCTCACGTTTCCGCACTCCGTTCTCCGCCGGGGCTCCCCGGCGGCAGGTTCAGCCCGTCCGGCGGGCCAGCCAGTGGACGCCGTGGAACCAGACCACCGCGTACCCGAGGGTGAAGGTCGCCGCCCCCAGCCCACCGGAGAGCAGCGGCGGGAGACCGGCGGCGAGGCCGGCCACCACGAGCCCGGCGACCACGCCCACCGCGGCGGCCGCCAGCGCCGACACCACCCGCGCCGCGCCGAACTCCCAGGCGCGGAAGTCGTCCCAGAACAGCCAGGCCGGCAGGATGATCGCCAGCCAGCCGTTCGACCGCCCGAACTCGCCGCTGCCGATCAGCGCGAACGCCCAGTCGAACAGCACCACCGCCAGCACGCCGATGACCAGGCCGGCCAGGCTCACCCCGAGCAGGTCGCCCAGGGTGAGGATGCGCCCCTCGGCGTCGCGCCGGGGGAACCCGCTCCGCTGCTCGGTCATGGTCTGGAAGGGTACGTGCCGACTCAGGCCCAGACCTGCTGCGGCTCGGCGCGGCGCTCGGCCAGGGACGGCGGGGCGTCGTACTCGCGGACCACCTCGTAACGGGTGTTCCGCTCGACGGGACGGAAGCCGGCGTCCCAGATCAGGTGCAGCAGGTCGTCCCGGTGCATCGTGTTCGGGGTGCCGTACGAGTCGGCGTCGTGGGTGATCTTGTATTCGACGACCGAGCCGTCCAGGTCGTCGACGCCGAAGTTGAGCGAGAGCTGGGCGACCGACAGCCCGTGCATGACCCAGAAGCACTTCACGTGCGGGACGTTGTCGAAGAGCAGCCGGGAGACCGCGAAGGTCTTCAGCGACTCGGCCGGCGACGCCATCGTCGTACGGGCCTGGATCCGGTTACGGATCTTGCCGTCCGCCGAGTCGACGAAGTCGTGCTGGTAGCGCAGCGGGATGAAGACCGCGAAGCCGCCGGTCTCGTCCTGGAGCTCGCGCAGCCGCAGCACGTGGTCCACCCGGTGCCGGGGCTCCTCGATGTGGCCGTAGAGCATCGTCGCCGGGGTCTTCATGCCCTTGCTGTGCGCCAGGGCGTGGATCCGCGACCAGTCCTCCCAGTGGCAGGCGTGGTCGACGATGTGCTGGCGGACCTCCCAGTCGAAGATCTCCGCGCCGCCGCCGGTCAGCGACTCCAGGCCGGCGTCCATCAGCTCGTCGAGGATCTCGTCGGCGCTCAGGCCGCTGATCTTCTCGAACCACTGCACCTCGGTGGCGGTGAAGCACTTGAGCTTGACGTTCGGCAGCGCCGCCTTCAGCTCGCGCAGCACCTTCGGGTAGTAGCGCCAGGGCAGGGTCGGGTGCAGGCCGTTGACGATGTGCAGCTCGGTGAGCTGCTCGTCCTCCATCTCCTTGGCCTTGCGGACCGCCTCGTCGATGCGCATCGTGTAGGCGTCCTTCTCCCCCGGCTTGCGCTGGAACGAGCAGTACGCGCACGAGGCGGAGCAGACGTTGGTCAGGTTGAGGTGCCGGTTGACGTTGAACATCACCCGGTCGCCGTTGAGCTCGGTGCGCCGGTGGTGCGCCAGCCGGCCGAGCCACGCGAGGTCGTCGCTGTCGTAGAGGGCGATCCCGTCCTCGCGGGTCAGCCGCTCGCCGGCGTACACCTTCGCTTCGAGCTCACGCTTGAGTCCGGCGTCCATCGAAAGCCACGTCCCTTCCACCTGCGGTAGGAATCGAGCGTACGTCGGCCCGCCGACGCCGCCGCAGCATGGTCGGCCCCCGTGGGCCGGTTCACCGAACTCTCAGGCACCCGTTACCTGTCCACGCATCGACATCGTTGCCTGGGTGCGGTAAGACAGGGTGGGACGTTCGCCACACACTGGTAGCGTCCCCACCGCCGCGCCCACCCGGCGCGGCGTCGCAGGCCGGACGGGGAGCGGAATGGTCGACAGCAGGCACGGGCGACGGCAGCGACGGCGGAGCCCGGTGATCTCGCCGGTGCTGCGCCCGGCGCTCTGGTCCGCCCTGCTCGGCGCCGTCGCCGCCACCGTCCTCGCCAACCCGGTCCAGGCCGACCCGTCGCTGCCCACCAGCGTCCCCGACACCGGGTCCCGCCCGTCCTACATCGGCCAGCTCCAGCTCCCCGGCGGCACGCCGGTCCCCGGGCTGCCGGGCACGGTCCCGGGCCTGCCGGGCACTCCCGGGCTGCCGGGCACGGTCCCCGGCGTGCCGGCCGGCAACGTCGGCAACGGCCCGCTCGCCGCGCAGATCTACGCCGCCGAGGCCCAGGTCGGGCAGCTCCGTGACCAGCTGCTCCTGCTCCAGCAGAAGCGCACCGAGGCCGAGGCGCAACGCGCCACCGCCGAGCGCGACCTCGCCCTCGCCCGGGACGCGGTGGCGCGCGCCCAAGAGGGTGCCGACGCCGCCGCCGCGGGCGCCTTCAAGGCCGCCGCCGCCCTCCCGCCGGGCGAGTTCGCCAACGACCTGCACGAACTGAGCCGGCTCTCCCGGATCATCCGGGGCGAGAAGGCCGAGGGCGGCACCACCGCCGCCGAGGGCGAGGTGTCCCGGGCCCGCACCGGCGAGCAGGCCGCCAACCAGGCGATGGTCTCGGCCGAGTCCCGCCTCACGGGCGCCAGGACGGAGTACGCCGCCGGCGAGAAGGCCCTGCGCGAGGCCGAGAAGAAGCTGGACAAGCTGAAGCGGGACAACGCCGCCCAGCTCGTCGAGATCGAGCGCCAGCAGGAGGCCGCCGAGCAGCGCCTCGGCGCCGGCTACCTCGGCAACGAGACCGCCAACGGCCTGGCCGCCCACCCGACGGCGCTGAAGGCCCTGGCGTACGCGAAGGCGCAGCTCGGCGACCCCTACCTGTGGGCGGCCGAGGGGCCGGACCGGTTCGACTGCTCCGGCCTCATCTACGCCGCCTACCGGTCGGCGGGCTACTACGGGCTGCCCCGGGTCTCCCGGGACCAGTACTACGCCACCCGGTCCCGCACCGTGTCCCGCACCGCGTTGCTCCCCGGTGACCTGCTCTTCTTCGCCTCCGGCACCAGTTGGACGACGATCCACCACATGGGCATGTACGTCGGCGGCGGCAAGATGATCCACGCGCCGACCACCGGCGACGTGGTGAAGATCTCCACCGTGCGCTGGTCGCGCCTCTACGCCGCCACCCGCGTCATCGGGGCGGTGCCCGCGCCGGTCAGCACCCCCTCGCCGACGCCGACGCCGAGCAAGCCGCCCGCGACGAAGCCGCCGGCCAGCCCGAAGCCGACCCCGTCGCCCACCTCGCCGTCGCCGAGCCCGTCGACCTCGCCGTCGGCGACGCCCACCGGCACCCCCTCGCCCAACCCCACGCCCAGCACGTCGACCTCGCCGTCGCCGTCCCCGAGCAGGTCGACCTCGCCGTCGCCGTCCCCGAGCAGCTCGGACGCCTCCTCGCCGAGCGCCTCGACCGGCAGTGTGGCTCCGACCACGGCGCAGAGCAGCTCCGTTCCGGCGGGCAGCACGTCGGCCACCGCCTCGGCCACCGCCTCGGCGAGCACCGGGAGCTGACCACGTCCCCCGGGCCGGCCGACGGGATCGGCCCCGACACCGCCCCGGAACGCGCTCCGGCTGTGCCGCCGGGCCGGAATGTGGCACGGTGACAGACAGGCACACCCGGTCCGATATCGCGGATCCGGGCGCGAGCGTGCGCGGAGGGCGAGCATGGCCGAGCAAGAGGTTCCGGCGGAGCCGGTCGACCACGGGTCCACGCCCGACCGGAGCCGTGCCGAGGCACCGCATCCCCTGACGTCCGTCGGCGCACCGTCGCCGGCCGCAGCCGGGCCGTCCGGGTCGTCGCCCGAGCCGCCCGCCGACGACGTACGCCGACAGCCCGCCGCGCCGGCCCGGGGCCGGGTGTCCGTGGCCACCGCGACCGCGCCCGGTCAGGACGACGCGGCACCACCGACCGGCCCGAGCGCCGGCACCACCTACCGGGCCGCCGGAACGGGCGCCCCGGCCGCCGCCCCGGTCCCCGGACAGCGGGCCACGGCGGGGGCGCGGGCCAGCGCGGCCGTACCGGGAATGCGACGGATGTCGGCCGACGAGGCCGGGGCCGTCCGGTCCCGGACGGGCGAGGCCCGGATCTACCGGGCGGCGCCGGTCAACCCGCAGCCCCCGGAGCCCGCCCAGCCGCCGGAGCCGGCGCAGCCGCCGACCCCACCCGTCCCGGAGCCCGAGCCGGCGCCCACGCCGCCGGTGCCGGGCCCGAACCCGCCGTCGCCGGCCCCTCCGGTCCCGACCCCGACGCCGCCGGTCCCCGGTCCCTACCCGCCGGGCCCGGTGCCCCCGGGGCCGGGGCCCAGGCCGCCGGCGCCGGTACCGCCCCTGCCGGGTCCGCCCACGCCGCCACCCGGGCCGCCGGTGCCCGCCCCGCCGCCCCCGCCCGGCCCGACGCCGGCGCCACCGTTCCCGCCGCCGCCCCTCACGGCCGCCGCGAGCGCCGGACCGGTACCGGGCCCCGTCGCGAGCGCACCGCCGTTCTCCGCGCCCTCGTTCTCCGCGCCCTCGTTCTCCGCGCCGCCGTTCTCTTCGCCGCCGGCTTCCGGGCCGCCGGCCGTGCCCGCTCCCGCGCTGCCGGGCTGGCCGCCGCCCACCAACCCGGGTGACCGCCGGCCCGGCGGCGCCGAGCCGGCCACCGCGCCCCGGGAGGCGCGCCGGCTGAGCGGTCGCGTCGACGGCCCGTCCACGCGCGTCGGGCAGGCCGAGGGCGTCCCCGCGGGCCGCTACGACGGCGGGCCCGACCTGGGCACCATCTACGGTGCGGGTACCGGAGCCGGCACCGAGGGCCCGGGCTTCAGCACCGTCGCGTTCCCGAACAACCCGGTGGAGAACTCCGGCTCGTTGACCGGGCACATCCTGGCCCAGGGCTGGACGGAGACCCCCACCGAGCAGCGGTCCAGCACGACCAAGGTGGTGGTCGTCCTGGCCGCCTCGCTGGGCCTGCTCGTGGCGATCAGCGTGCTGGTCGTGCTGCTCGCCAACGACACGGTGGGCGGGCTGGTGGGCGGCGTACTGAGCAAGTGAGCCGCGTACGACGACGATGGTGAGCCCGCCCACTACCCGTCCGTGGTCGGGTGGCGGGTTCGTCCTGTCCCCGTACACTGGTGGGGATCACTGACCCGGCGCGCCCTGCGCGCCCATGGGCGATCTTGCGGGCGATTCGGCGGCGTTCAGCTGCGGCAGGCCATCGCGAAGATGCGCCCCGCTCGAAAGGCATTTCTTGACGACCTTTGCTGAACCCAGCACGTTCCTGCCCGCCCTCGACACCGCCGACGCGCAGACCGCCGTCGAGCGGGACGGCACCGCCCAGGACCCGGCCGCCCCGGTGACGCCCGAGGCCACCGACTTCGCCGCGCTGGGGCTGCCCCAGCCGCTGGTCCAGGCGCTCGCCCGACAGGGCATCACCACCCCGTTCGAGATCCAGCGCGCCACCATGCCGGACGCGCTCGCCGGCCGGGACGTCCTCGGCCGGGGCCAGACCGGCTCCGGCAAGACCCTGGCCTTCGGCCTGCCCCTGCTGGCCCTGGTGGCCGACCGCAACCGGGCCCGGCCGCTGCGCCCCCGGGCCCTGGTCCTGGTGCCGACCCGGGAACTCGCGATGCAGGTCAACGACGCGCTGATGCCGCTCGGCAAGGCCGTCGGCGTGTTCCTGAAGACCGCCGTCGGCGGCGTGCCGTACGACCGGCAGATCGACGCCCTGCGGCGCGGGGTGGAGATCATCGTGGCCACCCCGGGCCGGCTGGGCGACCTGATCGCCCGGGGCGTCTGCTACCTGGACGACGTCGAGGTCACCGTCCTCGACGAGGCCGACCAGATGGCCGACATGGGCTTCCTGCCCGAGGTCACCGAGCTGCTGGCGAAGACGCCGGCCGGCACCCAGCGGCTGCTCTTCTCGGCCACCCTGGACGGCGACGTCGACGCGCTGGTCAAGCGGTTCATGACCGACCCGGTGACGCACTCCACCGCCCCGTCCACCGCCTCGGTGTCCACCATGGACCACCACATGCTGCTGATTCCGCCGCACGACAAGTTCCCGGTCACCGCGTCCATCGCGGCCCGGGACGGGCGGACGATGGTCTTCGCCCGCACCCAGCTCGGCGTCGACCGGCTGGTCGAGCAGCTGGCCGCCGTCGGCGTACGGGCGGGCGGGCTGCACGGCGGCAAGACCCAGCGGATGCGTACCCGTACGCTGGCCGAGTTCCGTGAGGGCCGGGTGAACGTCCTGGTCGCCACGGACGTGGCGGCCCGGGGCATCCACGTCGACGGGGTCTCGCTGGTGCTGCACGTCGACCCGCCGAAGGACCCGAAGGACTACCTGCACCGCGCGGGGCGTACCGCCCGGGCCGGCGAGTCCGGCGCGGTGGCCACGCTGGTGCTGCCGAAGCAGCGGCGGACCACGCTCGCCATGCTGGAGAAGGCCGGCGTGGCACCGGCCGAGACCCGGGTGCGGGCCGGCGATCCGGCGCTCGCCGAGCTGACCGGCGCCCGCGAGCCGAGCGGCGTCCCGGTGCGCGTCGAGGCCGAGGAGCCGCGCCGGCATGGCGACCGGCCGGGCGGCCCGCGCCGCTACGGCGACCGCGACACCCGGGGCGAGCGCCGCTACGGCGACCGTCCGCAGGGCGAACGCCGCTACGGCGACCGTCCCACCGACAGCCGCGGCTACGGCGACCGCCCCCAGGGCGAACGCCGCTACGGCGACCGTCCCACCGACAGCCGCGGCTACGGCGACCGCCCCCAGGGCGAACGCCGCTACGGCGACCGTCCCACCGACAGCCGCGGCTACGGCGACCGCCCCCAGGGCGAACGCCGCTACGGCGACCGCCCGACCGACGGTCGCAGCTACGGCGACCGCCCGCAGGGCGAGCGGCGCTTCGGCGACCGGGGTGGCTTCCGGCCCGAGGGCCGGGGGCGCGACGAGCGGCCGCGCGACGACCGGCGGGGCTTCGGCGGGCGTCCGCCCGCGCGTACCCACTGATCACCAGCGTCAGCCACGAACGCCGTCGCGGGGCCCAGGCTCCGCGACGGCGTTCGCGCATCCGCTGCCGGTGCCGGCCGGGTCGCGTAACGTCCGGCTCATGCCGACCATGCCGAAGTCGCTCTTCTGGACCCGGACGGACACCGCCGGCGCGGAGCACGCGCTGTTCGACGACGGCCGTGGGCTGACGGCGCGGGGGACGCTGACGGCCGTCGACCCGATCCCCTACACCTGCCGCTACCAGCTCGCCACCGACCCGGAGTGGGCCAGCGTCCGCGTCGAGGCGGAGGCGGAGGGCACCGGGTGGATGCGGAGCGTACGCCTGGAGCGGGTGACCGACGGGTGGCGGGTGACCACCGCCGAGCAGGGTGACCTGGACGCGGCGCTGCGGGCGGCCGGCCACCCGCCGGTCGGGCTGCCCGGCACCGACGACCCGGGCCGGCTGGCCGGGGCGGTGGACGTCGACCTCGGCGGAGCGGCGCTGTTCAACGCGCTACCGGTGCGCCGGCTCGGGCTGACCCGCGCCGCGGCCGACATCCCGCACCGGATCGACGTCGCCTGGTTGCTGGTGCCCAGCCTGCTGGTGGTGCCCGCCGAGCAGGTCTACACCCCGCTCGGCCCCGGCCGGGTCCGTTTCACCAGCGACACCTTCACCGCCGACATCGACCTCGACGGCGACGGCTATGTGCTGCGCTACCCCGGGCTGGCCGAGCGCGTCGGCCCACGCTGACCGGGCTGCGGACGCCTCCCCCGGCGACCCCGGGCCGGCCAGGCACCCAAGCGGGCGCCCCATGCCGGCCAACCCTGCCGGTTACGCGGCTCAGGCCGGCCACGCGGCTCAGCCACCCCGACGGCTCAGGCCGGCCAGGCGCCGGTGGTGAGGAAGCGCTCGACGGTCGCCAGGTGCGGGGTCGGGTCCAGTCCCTGGGCGGCCAGCCAGTCGTCGGAGTAGTAGGTGTCGACGTAACGGTCGCCCGCGTCGCAGATCAGGGTGACCACCGAGCCGGTGCGGCCCTCGGCGAGCAGCTCCGCGATCAGCCCGAAGGCGCCCCACAGGTTGGTGCCCGTCGAGCCGCCCACCCGGCGGCCGAGCACCGCCGAGCCGGCGCGCATGGCGGCCAGCGATGCGGCGTCGGGCACCTGGACCATCCGGTCCACCACCGACGGCACGAACGACGCCTCCACGGTCGGCCGGCCGATCCCCTCGATGCGGGAGCCCCGCCCGGTGCGCACCGACCAGTCGGCGGCCTGCCAGGCGGGATAGAACGCGGAGTTCTCCGGGTCGACCACGCACAACTTGGTGGGCAGCCGCTGGTAGCGGGCGTACCGGCCGATGGTGGCGCTGGTGCCGCCCGTGCCGGCGCCCACCACGACCCACGCCGGCACCGGGTGCCGCTCCAGGGCGAGCTGCGCGTAGATCGACTCGGCGATGTTGTTGTTGCCCCGCCAGTCGGTGGCCCGCTCGGCGTAGGTGAACTGGTCCATGAAGTGCCCGCCGGAGTCCTCCGCCAGCCAGCGCGCCTCCACGACCACCTTGGCCGGGTCGTCGACGAGGTGGCAGCGGCCGCCCTGGAACTCGATCTGGGCGATCTTCTCCGGCGAGGTGGACGCGGGCATCACCGCGATGAACGGCAGCCCCAGCATCCGCGCGAAGTACGCCTCGGAGACCGCCGTCGAGCCGGAGGACGCCTCCACGATCGTGGTCTCCGGGCCGATCCAGCCGTTGCACAGCCCGTAGAGGAAGAGCGAGCGGGCCAGCCGGTGCTTCAGCGAGCCGGTCGGGTGCACCGACTCGTCCTTGAGGTAGAGGTCGATCCCCCACGACCGGGGCAGCGGGAACGGCAGCAGGTGAGTGTCGGCGGAGCGGTTGGCGTCCGCCTCGACGGCGGCGATCGCCTCGGTCACCCAGCGCCGGCTGGCCTCGTCGCACCGGTCGATGTGAGTCACTCTCGAAACCTAGCAAGCCGGCTCACCGCGGATCGGCTCCGGTCCGGCGGCGCTGGCGGCGCTGACCGGCCCTGCCGGCCGCGAGGATCAGCGGGGCGAGCCGCACGGCGGCGCCGGGCAGCGCGTCGAGGAGCCGGACCTGCGCGCCGCGCCAGCGGGGGACGCTGACCACCGGGCGGGGCCGCCGGGCCAGTCGCGCGGCCCGCCGGGCCACCCGCTCGGGGGTCAGCAGCGTCCCGGTGAAGGAGGCCGCGGCGCCCGGGTCGTCGAGCCGGTCGTGCAGCATCGGCGTCCAGATCCCGTCCGGGCACAGGCACGACACGTGTACGCGCCGATGCCCGGCCAGCCGCAGGTCGGCGAGGGTGCCGATGCTGAACGCGACGAGGGCGTGCTTGCTGGCCGCGTAGACGGTCTCGCCGGGCGCGGCCACCAGGCCGGCCAGCGACACGACGTTGACCACGTGCCCGTGCCCCTGTTCCCGCATGACGGCCAGCGCGGCGAGGGTGCCGTTCATCGCGCCGAGGGCGTTGACCTCCATCACCCGGCGGCGGGTCGGCGCGTCGTGCTCCCAGGAGGGGCCGGTGACGAGGATCCCGGCGTTGTTCACCCAGAGGCCGAGCCCGCCCCGGCCGGCGGCCTCGGCGGCGACGGCGGCGCAGGCGTCCTCGTCGCGTACGTCCAGCCGGCGCGACCAGCCGCCCAGCGGGGCGGCGGCACGGGCCACCGCCTGGTCGTCGTGGTCGGTGAGGAGCACCGGCCAGCCGTCGGCGTGCAGCGCGGCGGCGATGGCGCGGCCGAGGCCGCCGGCCGCGCCGGTGACCACCGCCGTCCCGCGGGCTGGCTTCGTCATCGGCGCACGCTATCGCCGCCCGGCGACGGTGCGCCAGAGCCGGCCGGACGCGGGCTCTCCGGCGACCGCGCACCAGCGCCGGCCGGACGTGCTGTCCAGGGGCCGAGGGCCGGAGGTGGCGGGATGCGGCTGTCGGGGCGGTCGAGGGCCGGCGGGCGGCGGGTCAGGCGGCGGGCGGCACCGGGGCCTGTGGCCGGTTCTCCCACTTCGTGGACAGGGCGATGCCGGTCCGGGTGGAGGCGACCCCCGGGGTCCGGTTCAGCCGCACGATGAGCCGCTCCAGCTCGGCGATGGTGCCCACCCGGGCCTTGAGCATGAACGACTCGACGCCGGCCATGAAGTAGCAGGATTCGATCTCGGGCATCTGCCGGAACGCCTCCAGCACGTCGTCGGTGTCGCCGCCGGAGTCCTCGACGATGCCGATGAGCGCGGTGACGGCGAAACCGATCGCCTCGGGGTCCACCTCCGCCCGGTAGGCCCGGATCACGCCGCTGGACTCCAGCTTGCCGACCCGCTCGTGCACGGCGGGCGCGGAGAGGCCGACCTGCCGGGCCAGCTCGGCGTAGGACAGGCGGGCGTTGCCGCGTAGCAGCTCCACGAGGCTCAGGTCGATGGCGTCCACGGACTGTGACCCTAGCGGTCGGGGCGTAACGTCGGGCATCCGGCGCGCGTTGGACATGACAGGGTGTAGTCGTTCGCAAACTCGCAGTCAAGGGAGCCGCACGCAGGTAATATTTCCTAACTTCCCACTCAGTGCGTTTTTCGCGTTTGGCGGACAGGCCAGGTCGCTGGTGCTGTAATTGCCATACGTCCCTCATGACGGCTCTGGGCTCGCACCGGCCGGGGGCAGTGTGTTCAGCCGGGGGCTTCGTCGACGCGAGGAGGGGGCTGTGGACACTGGAGATCGCCTGCTGACACCGGGTGAAGTTGCCGCGCTGTTTCGGGTTGACCCGAAGACTGTGACGCGATGGGCAGCGGCGGGCCGGATAGGCAGCATCCGGACTCCAGGCGGGCATCGCCGGTTTCGGGAATCCGAGGTGCGGGCCCTGCTTGAGGGGGAGGGCATGTTGGACGAGGCGGAAGACGTCGGCAAACCGCGTAACGCGGGGCCGGCCGCCTCGACCGGGCCGGGCCCGGCCAACGCCGGAATGTATTGAATGGTGCGGATCGTCACGCGGGCCGGACGCAAGCTCCGGTCCGCGTCCCGGTGAGCCGGGCCCGGGTCACTCCCGCGCCACGCCCAGCTCACCCGACCAACGACGGAACAGCGTGTGCGGTACGCCGAGGGCGTCCAGCACCTTGCCGGCCACGAAGTCGACGAGCTGCGGGGCGGAGGCCGCCGCCCCCGCGCCGTAGAAGCCGGGGCTGGCCGGCAACACGACCGCTCCGGCGTCGTGCAGCGCGATCAGGTGCTCCAGGTGGCTGCGGGTCACCGGCGTCTCCCGGGGCACCACCACCACCGGCCGGCGCTCCTTGAGGTTGACCTCGGCGGCCCGCTGCAACAGGTCCTTGGAGAGCCCGATCGCGATGCCGGCGCAGGCCGCCGTGCTCGCCGGGACCACCGCCATCCCGCGTACCCGGTACGAGCCGCTGCTCGGGCCGGCGGCCAGGTCGCCGGCGGGCCAGTGCCGCACGTCGGCCCCCGCGAGGTCGCGGCCCAGCCAGGCGGCGAGGTCCTCGGTCCAGTGTGCGTCCCGGAACGGGCGCCCGGTCTCGTCGAGGACGGTCAGCCGGGCGGCCCGGGAGACGATCAGGTCCACCGCCTCGCCGGCGTCGAGCAACGCCCGCACGACGGCCGCCGCGTACGGCGTGCCGGACGCCCCGGAGACTCCGACCACCCATGGTTCGCGCATGCCCTCCAGCCTGCCTGGTCGCCCCGTCCCGGCGCCGGGCACCCCCGCCCGGAGCGTCCGTGATGTCCCGCTCGGGCGTCGGTTGTGCCCCGACGGGCGCGATGTCGGGTCGGGAGCGCGCCCATCCCGACGGCCTGACATGCTGCCGGTGGCAATTCCCACGCGTAGCGGGATCGCACCCGGGAGGAATCGGTGATGACCGGCGAGGTCCTGCGGTCGCTACGGTCCGAGTG
The nucleotide sequence above comes from Micromonospora sp. M71_S20. Encoded proteins:
- the mqnE gene encoding aminofutalosine synthase MqnE; translation: MDAGLKRELEAKVYAGERLTREDGIALYDSDDLAWLGRLAHHRRTELNGDRVMFNVNRHLNLTNVCSASCAYCSFQRKPGEKDAYTMRIDEAVRKAKEMEDEQLTELHIVNGLHPTLPWRYYPKVLRELKAALPNVKLKCFTATEVQWFEKISGLSADEILDELMDAGLESLTGGGAEIFDWEVRQHIVDHACHWEDWSRIHALAHSKGMKTPATMLYGHIEEPRHRVDHVLRLRELQDETGGFAVFIPLRYQHDFVDSADGKIRNRIQARTTMASPAESLKTFAVSRLLFDNVPHVKCFWVMHGLSVAQLSLNFGVDDLDGSVVEYKITHDADSYGTPNTMHRDDLLHLIWDAGFRPVERNTRYEVVREYDAPPSLAERRAEPQQVWA
- a CDS encoding SDR family oxidoreductase, with the protein product MTKPARGTAVVTGAAGGLGRAIAAALHADGWPVLLTDHDDQAVARAAAPLGGWSRRLDVRDEDACAAVAAEAAGRGGLGLWVNNAGILVTGPSWEHDAPTRRRVMEVNALGAMNGTLAALAVMREQGHGHVVNVVSLAGLVAAPGETVYAASKHALVAFSIGTLADLRLAGHRRVHVSCLCPDGIWTPMLHDRLDDPGAAASFTGTLLTPERVARRAARLARRPRPVVSVPRWRGAQVRLLDALPGAAVRLAPLILAAGRAGQRRQRRRTGADPR
- a CDS encoding putative glycolipid-binding domain-containing protein — protein: MPKSLFWTRTDTAGAEHALFDDGRGLTARGTLTAVDPIPYTCRYQLATDPEWASVRVEAEAEGTGWMRSVRLERVTDGWRVTTAEQGDLDAALRAAGHPPVGLPGTDDPGRLAGAVDVDLGGAALFNALPVRRLGLTRAAADIPHRIDVAWLLVPSLLVVPAEQVYTPLGPGRVRFTSDTFTADIDLDGDGYVLRYPGLAERVGPR
- a CDS encoding Lrp/AsnC family transcriptional regulator — its product is MDAIDLSLVELLRGNARLSYAELARQVGLSAPAVHERVGKLESSGVIRAYRAEVDPEAIGFAVTALIGIVEDSGGDTDDVLEAFRQMPEIESCYFMAGVESFMLKARVGTIAELERLIVRLNRTPGVASTRTGIALSTKWENRPQAPVPPAA
- a CDS encoding C40 family peptidase; this encodes MVDSRHGRRQRRRSPVISPVLRPALWSALLGAVAATVLANPVQADPSLPTSVPDTGSRPSYIGQLQLPGGTPVPGLPGTVPGLPGTPGLPGTVPGVPAGNVGNGPLAAQIYAAEAQVGQLRDQLLLLQQKRTEAEAQRATAERDLALARDAVARAQEGADAAAAGAFKAAAALPPGEFANDLHELSRLSRIIRGEKAEGGTTAAEGEVSRARTGEQAANQAMVSAESRLTGARTEYAAGEKALREAEKKLDKLKRDNAAQLVEIERQQEAAEQRLGAGYLGNETANGLAAHPTALKALAYAKAQLGDPYLWAAEGPDRFDCSGLIYAAYRSAGYYGLPRVSRDQYYATRSRTVSRTALLPGDLLFFASGTSWTTIHHMGMYVGGGKMIHAPTTGDVVKISTVRWSRLYAATRVIGAVPAPVSTPSPTPTPSKPPATKPPASPKPTPSPTSPSPSPSTSPSATPTGTPSPNPTPSTSTSPSPSPSRSTSPSPSPSSSDASSPSASTGSVAPTTAQSSSVPAGSTSATASATASASTGS
- a CDS encoding PLP-dependent cysteine synthase family protein, yielding MTHIDRCDEASRRWVTEAIAAVEADANRSADTHLLPFPLPRSWGIDLYLKDESVHPTGSLKHRLARSLFLYGLCNGWIGPETTIVEASSGSTAVSEAYFARMLGLPFIAVMPASTSPEKIAQIEFQGGRCHLVDDPAKVVVEARWLAEDSGGHFMDQFTYAERATDWRGNNNIAESIYAQLALERHPVPAWVVVGAGTGGTSATIGRYARYQRLPTKLCVVDPENSAFYPAWQAADWSVRTGRGSRIEGIGRPTVEASFVPSVVDRMVQVPDAASLAAMRAGSAVLGRRVGGSTGTNLWGAFGLIAELLAEGRTGSVVTLICDAGDRYVDTYYSDDWLAAQGLDPTPHLATVERFLTTGAWPA
- a CDS encoding DUF4229 domain-containing protein, producing MSAAVKYTLGRIGLFVAVLAALWLVELNIFIKLMVALAFSAALSFFLLKGWRDEMAEEMATAAERRRAEKERLRSALAGEDEDQEKPSS
- a CDS encoding DEAD/DEAH box helicase — its product is MTTFAEPSTFLPALDTADAQTAVERDGTAQDPAAPVTPEATDFAALGLPQPLVQALARQGITTPFEIQRATMPDALAGRDVLGRGQTGSGKTLAFGLPLLALVADRNRARPLRPRALVLVPTRELAMQVNDALMPLGKAVGVFLKTAVGGVPYDRQIDALRRGVEIIVATPGRLGDLIARGVCYLDDVEVTVLDEADQMADMGFLPEVTELLAKTPAGTQRLLFSATLDGDVDALVKRFMTDPVTHSTAPSTASVSTMDHHMLLIPPHDKFPVTASIAARDGRTMVFARTQLGVDRLVEQLAAVGVRAGGLHGGKTQRMRTRTLAEFREGRVNVLVATDVAARGIHVDGVSLVLHVDPPKDPKDYLHRAGRTARAGESGAVATLVLPKQRRTTLAMLEKAGVAPAETRVRAGDPALAELTGAREPSGVPVRVEAEEPRRHGDRPGGPRRYGDRDTRGERRYGDRPQGERRYGDRPTDSRGYGDRPQGERRYGDRPTDSRGYGDRPQGERRYGDRPTDSRGYGDRPQGERRYGDRPTDGRSYGDRPQGERRFGDRGGFRPEGRGRDERPRDDRRGFGGRPPARTH